The Streptomyces venezuelae genomic interval GCACGGGCCGGTGCCCGGCGCCGTGCCCGGCGAGGTACCGGTGCGCCGGCCCGGTGCGGAGGAGCTGGCGGCCGCGGCGGCGCGACTCGACGCGGCCGGGGCGCTGAGCCCGGACCAGCGGCTGCTGCGCGTCCTGCTCGACGACGACCGCGAGGCCTTCGAGAAGGCCCTCGTGCAGCGTCTCGACGCCCACCGGGCGGGCGTCGGCGCCGATCCCGAGCCGAGGAGCCTGCTGCCGGTGGGGACCGTCGCCCTGGCCGCCCTCGCCCACCTGGCGCACGGCTGGGAGCCGGCGGTCCGCTCCGGCTACCTGCCCGCGGCGCTGCTCCGCGCGCCGGTGTCCGCATAGCCGGACCGCCCGGGCCCCCGCCGTGCGGCGGGGGCCCGGGCGGTCCGGGGTGTTCTCAGGCGCTCGCGAGCGCGGAGTCGTTCTGCGCCGGGATGTCCGCCGTGGGGACCGGGCGCTCGCGCAGGCTCAGGGCGAGTCGCAGCACCGCGATCCACATCAGCGACGAGCCGAGCATGTGGACGGCGACCAGGATCTCGGGGACCCCGCTGAAGTACTGCACGTAGCCGATCGCGCCCTGCGCGAGCAGCACGATCAGCAGGTCGCGGGCGCGCGCCCGGGTGTCGTCCGGGGCGTCCACCACGCGCAGCACCAGCCACATGGCGAGCGCGAGCGCGCAGACGACCCAGGCGGCGATGGCGTGGAGGTGGGCGGCGTTCGTCCAGTCCCACGGCATGCGCGGGACGTCGCTGCTGTCACCGGCGTGCTTGCCGGCGCCGGTCACGGTCGTACCGAGCGCGATCAGCAGACCCGAGGTGATCGTGATCGCCCACGACAGCTTGCGGACCGGTCCCGGCACACGCGGCCGGGGCGGGGTGTCGCCCTCGCCGGTCCGGTGCCAGGTGATGACGGCCACGGTGAGCAGGGCGTTCGCTGCGAGGAAGTGGCCGGCGACGGTCCACGGGTTGAGGCCCATCCACACCGTGATGCCGCCGATGACGGCGTTGCTCATCACGATCCAGAACTGCGCCCAGCCCCAGCGGGTGAGGTTGCGGCGCCACGGCTTGGTGGACCGGGTGGCGATGATCGCCCAGCCGACGGCCGCCGACAGGACGTACGTCAGCATCCGGTTGCCGAACTCGATCAGGCCGCGGTAGCCCTGCTCGGGCGTGACGATGAGGCTGTCTTCCGTGCACTTCGGCCAGGTGTCGCAGCCGAGACCGGAACCGGTCAGCCGGACCGCGCCACCGGTGACGATGATGAGGACGCTCATCACGACGGCGGAGAGCGCGGCGCGCCGGAGCGTCCGGGGGGACGGGGTCCAGCGCTGGGCGATGTAGGCGAGGGGGGTCAGCACGGGCCCATCGTAGGACGGGGCTTGTGCACGCTTTCACGAGGGGGGTGGCTTGTCGGGAAACGTCACCCTCTGAACCTCTTCGGCTACTCCCAGCGGAAGAATTTCGCCGCCGCGCCGAGGCCGAGGACCGCCCAGACCGTCAGGATCAGCGCGTTGCCCCAGGGCATCGTCGCGCCGTTCTGGAGGACGTCCCGCAGGCCGTCGGAGAGGGCGGAGATCGGGAGCAGTTCCAGGAGCGAGCGGGCGGGCTCCGGGAACTTGTCCAGCGGCACGATGACCCCGCCGCCCACCAGGAGCAGCAGGAAGACGAGGTTGGCGGCGGCCAGGGTGGCCTCTGCCTTGAGGGTGCCCGCCATGAGCAGTCCGAGGCCCGAGAAGGCGGCCGTGCCGAGGACCAGGAGCAGGAGGACGGAGAGCGGGTTTCCCTGCGGGGACCAGCCGAGTGCCAGGGCGATGGCGGTGAGGAGCGCGACCTGGAGCACCTCGGTGACGAGGACGGCGAGCGTCTTGGCGGTCATGAGCGCCCAGCGGGGGAGCGGTGAGGCGCCGAGGCGCTTGAGCACCCCGTACCGCCGCTCGAATCCGGTCGCGATGGCCTGGCCGGTGAAGGCGGTCGAGAGCACGGCGAGCGCGAGGACGCCGGGGGCGAGGAAGTCGACGGCCTCGCCGGCGCCGGTGTCGACGATGTCGACCGTGGAGAAGAGGACGAGGAGCAGCGAGGGGATGATCACCGTCAGGAGGAGCTGCTCGCCGTTGCGCAGCAGCATCCGGGTCTCCAGGGCCGTCTGCGCCGCGATCATCCGCCCGACGGGGGCGGCACCGGGCTTCGGGGAGTAGGTACCCGTGCTCACGACCTCAGCTCCTTGCCGGTCAGTTCCAGGAAGACGTCTTCGAGGGTGTGGCGCTCGACGGAGATGCCCTCGGGCATGACGCCGTGCTGGGCGCACCAGGTGGTGACCGTGGCGAGCAGCTGCGGGTCGACGGTGCCGGTGATGCGGTACGTGCCGGGGAGGGGTTCCGCGGCGGCCGTGCCGTCCGGCAGTGCCTTGAGCAGGGAGCCCAGGTCGAGCCCGGGGCGGCCGGTGAAGCGCAGGGTGTTCTCGGCGCCGCCGCGGCAGAGCTGCTCGGGGCTGCCTTGGGCGGCGACCCGGCCGGCGTCGATGATGGCGACGTCGTCGGCCAGCTCCTCGGCCTCCTGCATGAAGTGGGTGGTGAGGACGACCGTCACGCCGTCGGCGCGCAGTTCGCGCACGAGGTCCCAGGTGGCGCGGCGGGCCTGAGGGTCGAGTCCGGCGGTCGGCTCGTCGAGGAAGACGAGCTCGGGGCGGCCGACGACGGCCATGGCGAGCGCGAGGCGCTGCTGCTGGCCGCCGGAGAGCCGTCGGTAGGTGGTGCGGCCGCAGGAGCCGAGGCCGAGCCGCTCGATCAGGGCGTCCACGTCCAGGGGGTGGGCGTGCAGCTTCGCCATGTGGCGGAGCATCTCGTCGGCCCGGGCGCCCGAGTAGACGCCACCCGACTGGAGCATCACGCCGATCCGGGGGCGCAGCGCGGCCGCGTCGGCGACCGGGTCGAGGCCGAGGACGCGGACGGTGCCGCCGTCGGGCCGGCGGTAGCCCTCGCAGGTCTCGACGGTGGTGGTCTTGCCGGCCCCGTTGGGGCCGAGGACGGCGGTGACGGTGCCGGCCCGTACGTCGAGGTCGAGGCCGTCGACGGCGGTCTTGTTTCCGTACCGCTTGACCAGGCCACGTACCTGGACGACGGACTCATTTCCCATGTGCGGAAGTCTAGAGAGGGGGCGGAGGTCCTCCCGGCATGGGGCCCGTCGGACCCCGCTCGGCCTTGTCCCACGGGGCGGATTCGTCCTACGAATGATCGTTTCCGCAGGTCAGGTAAGCCTTACCTGAGTGACGCACGGCACCGCCGTCGCCGCCGACGGCGCTTGTCAGTCGCCGATTAATTACGCAACAATGACGTTGTGAAAAACGTTGGCGCGGCTCCGGTGGAGGAACTCGCGACCCGAGAGCGTTCCACGCGCAACCGGGTCGCGCGGTCGATCCTGGACCACGGCCCCTCGACCGTCGCCGACCTGGCCGAACGGCTCCGCCTCACGCAGGCCGCCGTCCGTCGCCACCTCGACTCGCTGGTCGCGGAGAACGTGGTCGAGGCCCGCGAGAAGCGCGTCTACGGGACCCGCGCCCGCGGCCGCCCCGCGAAGATCTTCGCGCTCACCGACTGCGGCCGGGACGAGTTCGACCAGTCGTACGACTCCCTGGCCGTCGAGGCGCTCCGCTGGATCGAGCGCAACGCGGGAGGAGAGGCGGCCGTCGCCGCCTTCGCCCGCGACCGGATCGAGGCCCAGGGCGACTCGTACCGGGAAGCCGTCGAGACGGCCGATCCCGCCCGGCGGACCGAGGCGCTCGCCAAGGCCCTGACGGCGGACGGGTACGCTGCCACTGCGCGGAACGCGCCGGTCGGCGAGCAGCTCTGCCAGCACCACTGCCCGGTCGCCCACGTCGCCGAGCAGTATCCGCAGCTGTGCGAGGCGGAGACGGAGTTCTTCTCCCGCCTCCTGGGAACGCACGTCCAGCGTCTGGCCACCATCGCGCATGGTGACGGCGTCTGTACGACGTTCATCCCGCACAGCGCCCCACAGACCAACTCATCAGCATCTGTCAGCACGGCCGGGAGGAACCCCGCATGACCACCGAGATCAGCCACCCCGAGCTTGAGGGCCTGGGTCGGTACGAGTACGGCTGGGCCGACTCCGACGCGGCCGGTGCCACCGCGAAGCGCGGTCTGAACGAGGACGTCGTCCGCGACATCTCCTCGAAGAAGAACGAGCCCGAGTGGATGCTGAACCTGCGTCTCAAGGGTCTGCGGCTCTTCGGCAAGAAGCCCATGCCGACCTGGGGCTCCGACCTCTCCGGCATCGACTTCGACAACATCAAGTACTTCGTGCGGTCCACCGAGAAGCAGGCCGAGTCCTGGGAGGACCTGCCGGAGGACATCAAGAACACGTACGACAAGCTCGGCATCCCGGAGGCGGAGAAGCAGCGCCTCGTCGCCGGTGTCGCCGCCCAGTACGAGTCCGAGGTCGTCTACCACCAGATCCGCGAGGACCTGGAGGAGCAGGGCGTCATCTTCGTCGACACCGACACGGCGCTGAAGGAGCACGAGGAGCTCTTCAAGGAGTACTTCGGCACCGTCATCCCGGTCGGCGACAACAAGTTCGCCTCCCTGAACACGGCCGTGTGGTCCGGCGGCTCGTTCATCTACGTGCCGAAGGGCGTGCACGTCGAGATCCCGCTCCAGGCCTACTTCCGTATCAACACGGAGAACATGGGCCAGTTCGAGCGGACGCTGATCATCGTCGACGAGGACGCCTACGTCCACTACGTCGAGGGCTGCACCGCCCCGATCTACTCCTCGGACTCGCTGCACAGCGCCGTCGTCGAGATCATCGTGAAGAAGGGCGGCCGCTGCCGCTACACGACCATCCAGAACTGGTCGAACAACGTCTACAACCTGGTGACCAAGCGCGCCGTCGCCTACGAGGGCGCCACCATGGAGTGGGTCGACGGCAACATCGGCTCCAAGGTCACCATGAAGTACCCGGCCGTCTACCTCATGGGCGAGCACGCCAAGGGCGAGACGCTGTCCATCGCCTTCGCGGGCGAGGGCCAGCACCAGGACGCCGGCGCCAAGATGGTGCACATGGCCCCGAACACCTCCTCGAACATCGTCTCCAAGTCGGTGGCGCGAGGCGGCGGCCGCACCTCCTACCGCGGTCTCATCGAGATCGGCGAGGGTGCCCCGGGCTCCAAGTCCAACGTGCTCTGCGACGCGCTGCTCGTCGACACGATCTCCCGCTCGGACACGTACCCCTACGTGGACGTGCGCGAGGACGACGTCTCCATGGGCCACGAGGCCACCGTCTCCAAGGTCTCCGAGGACCAGCTCTTCTACCTGATGAGCCGCGGTCTCACCGAGTTCGAGGCCATGGCGATGATCGTCCGCGGCTTCGTGGAGCCCATCGCCAAGGAGCTCCCGATGGAGTACGCCCTGGAGCTCAACCGGCTGATCGAGCTGCAGATGGAAGGCGCGGTCGGCTAAAGGCCCCGCCCCACCGAACGCAGCGACTGATTTCTTTTACGCAGGAAGAGAGCAACACGACAGCCATGGCTGAGGCTCAGAACATCCCCGCGGGCTCCACCACCGCGGGCTCGATCGCGGTGGCCGCCGAGTCCACCGTCGCCACGCGCATGAGCGCGCCCCCGTCCTTCGACGTCGCGGACTTCCCCGTCCCGCACGGCCGCGAGGAGGAGTGGCGCTTCACGCCGCTCGCGCGGCTGCGCGGCCTTCACGACGGCACCGCCGTCGCGTCCGGTGAGGGCGTCAAGGTCGAGATCGAGGCCCCCGAGGGCGTCACCGTGGAGACCGTCGGCCGTGACGACGAGCGGCTCGGCAAGGCCGGCAAGCCCGTCGACCGCGTCGCGGCCCAGGCGTACTCCTCCTTCGAGAAGGCCTCGGTCGTCACCGTCGCCAAGGAGGCCGTCCTCACCGAGCCGATCCGCATCGCCGTGCACGGCGAGGGCGGTGTCGCCTTCGGCCACCAGGTGATCGAGCTCGGCGCCTTCGCCGAGGCCGTCGTGGTCATCGACCACACCGGTGACGCGGTGCTCGCCGCCAACGTCGACTACGTCCTCGGCGACGGCGCGAAGCTGACCGTCGTCTCCGTCCAGGACTGGGACGAGAAGGCCGTCCACGTCGCCCAGCACAACGCGCTGGTCGGCCGCGACGCCTCCTTCAAGTCGGTCGTCGTCACCTTCGGCGGCGACGTCGTCCGCATCCACCCCCGCGTGGCGTACGCGGCGCCCGGCGGCGAGGCCGAGCTCTTCGGCCTGTACTTCACCGACGCCGGCCAGCACCAGGAGCACCGCCTCCTCGTCGACCACAACACCCCGCACTGCAAGTCCAACGTCGCCTACAAGGGCGCGCTGCAGGGCCAGGACGCGCACGCGGTGTGGATCGGCGACGTCCTCATCCAGGCCGCCGCCGAGGGCACCGACACGTACGAGCTCAACCGGAACCTGGTCCTCACGGACGGCGCCCGGGTCGACTCCGTGCCGAACCTGGAGATCGAGACCGGCGAGATCGCCGGCGCCGGTCACGCCTCGGCCACCGGCCGCTTCGACGACGAGCAGCTCTTCTACCTGATGTCCCGCGGCATCCCGGAGACCGAGGCCCGCCGCCTCGTCGTTCGCGGCTTCTTCGCCGAGCTGGTCCAGCAGATCGGTCTGCCGGACGTCCAGGAGCGCCTCCTCGCCAAGATCGAGGCCGAGCTGGAGGCCTCCGTCTGATGGCCTTCGTCCGAGTCTGTGCGCTGAGCGAGCTGGAGACCGACACCCCGAAGCGGGTCGAGGTCGACGGCACGCCGGTGTCGGTCGTGCGCACCGAGGGCGAGGTGTTCGCGATCAACGACATCTGCTCGCACGCGAACGTCTCCCTCTCGGAGGGCGAGGTCGAGGACTGCGCCATCGAGTGCTGGCTGCACGGGTCGAGCTTCGACCTCCGCAGCGGCAAGCCCTCGGGCCTGCCCGCGACGCGCCCCGTGCCCGTATACCCCGTAAAGATCGAAGGGGACGATGTGCTCGTCTCCGTCACCCAGGAGTCCTGAGTCACCCATGGCAACGCTTGAAATCCACGACCTGCACGTCTCCGTCGAGGCCGAGAACGGCCCCCGGGAGATCCTCAAGGGTGTCGACCTGACCATCAAGCAGGGCGAGACCCACGCCGTCATGGGCCCCAACGGCTCCGGCAAGTCGACCCTGGCGTACTCGCTCGCCGGCCACCCGAAGTACACGGTCACCGGCGGCACCGTCACCCTCGACGGCGAGGACGTCCTGGAGATGTCGGTCGACGAGCGCGCCCGCGCCGGCGTCTTCCTGGCCATGCAGTACCCGGTCGAGGTCCCCGGTGTCTCGGTCTCCAACTTCCTGCGCACCTCCGCCACCGCCGTCCGCGGCGAGGCCCCCAAGCTGCGCACCTGGGTGAAGGAGGTCAAGTCCGCGATGGAGCAGCTCCAGATGGACCCGGCCTTCGCCGAGCGCAACGTCAACGAGGGCTTCTCCGGCGGTGAGAAGAAGCGCCACGAGATCCTCCAGCTGGAGCTCCTCAAGCCGAAGATCGCGATCCTCGACGAGACCGACTCGGGCCTCGACGTCGACGCGCTCCGCATCGTCTCCGAGGGCGTCAACCGCGTCCGCGAGACCGGCGAGGTCGGCACGCTGCTGATCACCCACTACACGCGCATCCTGCGCTACATCAAGCCCGACTTCGTTCACGTGTTCGCGAACGGCCGCATCGCCGAGTCCGGCGGCGCCGAGCTCGCCGACCAGCTCGAGGCCGAGGGCTACGACAAGTACGTGAAGGGTGGCGCATCCGCGTGACATCTGCCCATCAGGGGCTCTCCGGCCTCCTCGACACCGAGGCGATCCGCAAGGACTTCCCGCTCCTGGATCGCGTGGTCCACGACGGCAAGAAGATCGTGTACCTGGACTCCGCGGCGACCTCGCAGAAGCCGCGCCAGGTCCTCGACGCGCTGAACGAGTACTACGAGCGCCACAACGCCAACGTGCACCGTGGCGTCTACCTCGTCGCCGAGGAGGCGACGGCGCTGTACGAGGGCGCCCGCGACAAGGTCGCGGCGTTCATCAACGCGCCGAGCCGCGACGAGGTGATCTTCACCAAGAACGCCTCGGAGTCGCTCAACCTCGTGGCCAACATGCTGGGCTGGGCCGACGAGCCCTACCGCGTGGACCACGAGACCGAGATCGCCATCACGGAGATGGAGCACCACTCCAACATCGTGCCGTGGCAGCTGCTCTCGCAGCGCACGGGCGCGAAGCTGAAGTGGTTCGGCCTCACCGACGACGGCCGTCTCGACCTCTCGAACATCGAAGAGGTCATCACCGAGAAGACCAAGATCGTCTCGTTCACGCTGGTCTCGAACCTGCTGGGCACGATCAACCCGGTCGAGACGATCATCCGCCGCGCCCAGGAGGTCGGTGCGCTCGTCTGCATCGACGCCTCCCAGGCGGCCCCGCACATGGTCCTGGACGTGCAGGCGCTCCAGGCCGACTTCGTGGCCTTCACCGGCCACAAGATGTGCGGCCCGACCGGCATCGGCGTGCTGTGGGGACGGCAGGAGCTCCTGGAGGACCTCCCGCCCTTCCTCGGCGGCGGCGAGATGATCGAGACCGTCTCGATGCACTCCTCGACCTACGCTCCGGCTCCGCACAAGTTCGAGGCGGGTACGCCCCCGATCGCCCAGGCCGTCGGCCTCGGCGCGGCCGTGGACTACCTGTCGGCGATCGGCATGGAGAACATCGCGCGCCACGAGCACGCGATCACCGAGTACGCCGTCCGGCGCCTCCAGGAGGTCCCGGACCTGCGGATCATCGGCCCCACCACGGCCGAGGACCGCGGCGCGGCGATCTCCTTCACGCTGGGCGACATCCACCCGCACGACGTGGGTCAGGTGCTCGACGAAGAGGGCATCGCGGTCCGGGTCGGCCACCACTGCGCGCGGCCGGTCTGCCTGCGGTACGGAATTCCTGCGACCACGCGGGCGTCGTTCTATCTGTACTCCACGCCGGCCGAGGTCGACGCCCTCGTCGCGGGTCTGGAGCACGTACGGAACTTCTTCGGGTAGGGGTCGGTCGTGAAGCTGGATTCGATGTACCAGGACGTCATCCTGGACCACTACAAGCACCCCCACGGGCGCGGTCTGCGGGACGGCGACGCCGAGGTGCACCACGTCAACCCGACGTGCGGCGACGAGATCACGCTGCGCGTGAAGTACGAGGGCTCGCGGATCGCGGACGTCTCGTACGAGGGTCAGGGCTGCTCGATCAGCCAGGCTTCGGCCTCGGTCCTGAACGAGCTGCTCGTCGGCAAGGAGCTGGCCGAGGCGCAGAAGATCCAGGGCACCTTCCTGGAGCTGATGCAGTCCAAGGGCCAGATCGAGCCGGACGACGCGATGGAGGAGGTCCTGGAGGACGCGGTCGCGTTCGCGGGCGTCTCCAAGTACCCGGCCCGGGTGAAGTGCGCGCTGCTCAGCTGGATGGCGTGGAAGGACGCGACCGCCCAGGCGCTGGGTGACGACGAGAAGTCTGTGAGGAAGTCGGCATGACCGAGAACGCTGGGGCCACCATGAAGCCGGCCTCCGAGGAAGAAGTCCGCGAGGCGCTGTACGACGTCGTCGACCCCGAGCTGGGCATCGACGTGGTCAACCTCGGTCTGATCTACGGCATCCACATCGACGACTCGAACGTCGCGACGCTGGACATGACGCTGACGTCGGCGGCCTGCCCGCTGACCGACGTGATCGAGGACCAGGCGAAGTCCGCGACGGACGGCATCGTCAGCGAGCTGAAGATCAACTGGGTCTGGATGCCGCCGTGGGGTCCGGACAAGATCACGGACGACGGCCGCGAGCAGCTGCGCGCGCTCGGCTTCAACGTCTGAGAGACGGACTCGTGTGAACGGCCGTGCCCTTCGGGGCACGGCCGTTTCGCGTACGCGGGGCCCGCGTCAGTGCCGCCGGCCCCAGTCGGCGCGCTGGCCCATGTCGGGCCCGGGGGAGAAGCCGGCGGCCCGGGCGAGGTCCGGGGCCAGGTTCTCCTTGCGGATGCGCAGGTCGACGTAGATCAGGGACGTCACCAGCGGGGGGAAGACGGAGACGACGAGCTGGCTGACCAGCTGTCCGACGAGCACGAAGGCGAAGATCACGGCGAAGGCGGCGATCACCGCGCTCTCGCCGCCGCCGGAGAAGTCGATGGCCGCGATCGGTGCCGAGGCCAGCATCGAGAGCAGCTGCTGGATCAGCCAGCTGACGAGGGTGGTCGCCACCGCGACGAGCAGCATGATGCCGAAGGTGCGCCACCAGAAGCCGCGGACCAGGGCCGAGGAGCGGCGCATCGAGGCGATCGCGCCCTGGCCCTCCATGACCGCCGCCGCCGGGGCGAGGCTGAACTTCACCCAGATCCAGAGCGCGAGCGGGGTGACGAGCAGGGCCAGGAGGAAGGCGAGGAAGGGCAGCAGGAGGTAGCTGCCGTCCGGGGTGCCGCTCGAGTCGGCCGCGAACAGGGCCAGGAACATGCCGACCATGCCCGCGAGGACGATCGCGTACGGCAGCATCAGGGCGAGGCTCGTCAGGAGCACGGTGCCCAGGACGGCCGGCAGCCGGGACCAGGACCGGCGCCAGAGCGCGCCGAAGCGGGTCGGGAGGCCGAGGACGGCCTCCTGGATCACGGCGGGGCAGGCCGCCGCCATCAGGGCGTTGGCGCAGACGATCGTGATCAGGGCGGCGACCCAGACGAGGACGAACGCGACGATCAGCGGCCGGACGTCGTCCCACCGCGGCTCCTGGCCCGCGGGCAGGTCGAACACCGCGGGGAAGAGGTCGCTCACGGCCGCGTACGCGATGCCGATGGCCGCGCCGACGAAGAGGAGCGCCGTGCCGTAGACGGCGGCGGTGACGCCGAGCAGCTGCTTCCAGTGGCGCCCGAAGGCGGCGAAGGTGCCGGAGAGGATCGTCCCGAGGGTGAGCGGTGCCAGGGGTATGACCCCGGGTCTCGGGGGCGGAGGCGGGTAGCCGTAGCCGTACGGCGGCACTGGGGGGAACGTCA includes:
- a CDS encoding COX15/CtaA family protein encodes the protein MLTPLAYIAQRWTPSPRTLRRAALSAVVMSVLIIVTGGAVRLTGSGLGCDTWPKCTEDSLIVTPEQGYRGLIEFGNRMLTYVLSAAVGWAIIATRSTKPWRRNLTRWGWAQFWIVMSNAVIGGITVWMGLNPWTVAGHFLAANALLTVAVITWHRTGEGDTPPRPRVPGPVRKLSWAITITSGLLIALGTTVTGAGKHAGDSSDVPRMPWDWTNAAHLHAIAAWVVCALALAMWLVLRVVDAPDDTRARARDLLIVLLAQGAIGYVQYFSGVPEILVAVHMLGSSLMWIAVLRLALSLRERPVPTADIPAQNDSALASA
- a CDS encoding ABC transporter permease, producing MSTGTYSPKPGAAPVGRMIAAQTALETRMLLRNGEQLLLTVIIPSLLLVLFSTVDIVDTGAGEAVDFLAPGVLALAVLSTAFTGQAIATGFERRYGVLKRLGASPLPRWALMTAKTLAVLVTEVLQVALLTAIALALGWSPQGNPLSVLLLLVLGTAAFSGLGLLMAGTLKAEATLAAANLVFLLLLVGGGVIVPLDKFPEPARSLLELLPISALSDGLRDVLQNGATMPWGNALILTVWAVLGLGAAAKFFRWE
- a CDS encoding ABC transporter ATP-binding protein encodes the protein MGNESVVQVRGLVKRYGNKTAVDGLDLDVRAGTVTAVLGPNGAGKTTTVETCEGYRRPDGGTVRVLGLDPVADAAALRPRIGVMLQSGGVYSGARADEMLRHMAKLHAHPLDVDALIERLGLGSCGRTTYRRLSGGQQQRLALAMAVVGRPELVFLDEPTAGLDPQARRATWDLVRELRADGVTVVLTTHFMQEAEELADDVAIIDAGRVAAQGSPEQLCRGGAENTLRFTGRPGLDLGSLLKALPDGTAAAEPLPGTYRITGTVDPQLLATVTTWCAQHGVMPEGISVERHTLEDVFLELTGKELRS
- a CDS encoding helix-turn-helix transcriptional regulator, translated to MKNVGAAPVEELATRERSTRNRVARSILDHGPSTVADLAERLRLTQAAVRRHLDSLVAENVVEAREKRVYGTRARGRPAKIFALTDCGRDEFDQSYDSLAVEALRWIERNAGGEAAVAAFARDRIEAQGDSYREAVETADPARRTEALAKALTADGYAATARNAPVGEQLCQHHCPVAHVAEQYPQLCEAETEFFSRLLGTHVQRLATIAHGDGVCTTFIPHSAPQTNSSASVSTAGRNPA
- the sufB gene encoding Fe-S cluster assembly protein SufB, which encodes MTTEISHPELEGLGRYEYGWADSDAAGATAKRGLNEDVVRDISSKKNEPEWMLNLRLKGLRLFGKKPMPTWGSDLSGIDFDNIKYFVRSTEKQAESWEDLPEDIKNTYDKLGIPEAEKQRLVAGVAAQYESEVVYHQIREDLEEQGVIFVDTDTALKEHEELFKEYFGTVIPVGDNKFASLNTAVWSGGSFIYVPKGVHVEIPLQAYFRINTENMGQFERTLIIVDEDAYVHYVEGCTAPIYSSDSLHSAVVEIIVKKGGRCRYTTIQNWSNNVYNLVTKRAVAYEGATMEWVDGNIGSKVTMKYPAVYLMGEHAKGETLSIAFAGEGQHQDAGAKMVHMAPNTSSNIVSKSVARGGGRTSYRGLIEIGEGAPGSKSNVLCDALLVDTISRSDTYPYVDVREDDVSMGHEATVSKVSEDQLFYLMSRGLTEFEAMAMIVRGFVEPIAKELPMEYALELNRLIELQMEGAVG
- the sufD gene encoding Fe-S cluster assembly protein SufD; translation: MAEAQNIPAGSTTAGSIAVAAESTVATRMSAPPSFDVADFPVPHGREEEWRFTPLARLRGLHDGTAVASGEGVKVEIEAPEGVTVETVGRDDERLGKAGKPVDRVAAQAYSSFEKASVVTVAKEAVLTEPIRIAVHGEGGVAFGHQVIELGAFAEAVVVIDHTGDAVLAANVDYVLGDGAKLTVVSVQDWDEKAVHVAQHNALVGRDASFKSVVVTFGGDVVRIHPRVAYAAPGGEAELFGLYFTDAGQHQEHRLLVDHNTPHCKSNVAYKGALQGQDAHAVWIGDVLIQAAAEGTDTYELNRNLVLTDGARVDSVPNLEIETGEIAGAGHASATGRFDDEQLFYLMSRGIPETEARRLVVRGFFAELVQQIGLPDVQERLLAKIEAELEASV
- a CDS encoding non-heme iron oxygenase ferredoxin subunit, coding for MAFVRVCALSELETDTPKRVEVDGTPVSVVRTEGEVFAINDICSHANVSLSEGEVEDCAIECWLHGSSFDLRSGKPSGLPATRPVPVYPVKIEGDDVLVSVTQES
- the sufC gene encoding Fe-S cluster assembly ATPase SufC → MATLEIHDLHVSVEAENGPREILKGVDLTIKQGETHAVMGPNGSGKSTLAYSLAGHPKYTVTGGTVTLDGEDVLEMSVDERARAGVFLAMQYPVEVPGVSVSNFLRTSATAVRGEAPKLRTWVKEVKSAMEQLQMDPAFAERNVNEGFSGGEKKRHEILQLELLKPKIAILDETDSGLDVDALRIVSEGVNRVRETGEVGTLLITHYTRILRYIKPDFVHVFANGRIAESGGAELADQLEAEGYDKYVKGGASA
- a CDS encoding cysteine desulfurase; translation: MTSAHQGLSGLLDTEAIRKDFPLLDRVVHDGKKIVYLDSAATSQKPRQVLDALNEYYERHNANVHRGVYLVAEEATALYEGARDKVAAFINAPSRDEVIFTKNASESLNLVANMLGWADEPYRVDHETEIAITEMEHHSNIVPWQLLSQRTGAKLKWFGLTDDGRLDLSNIEEVITEKTKIVSFTLVSNLLGTINPVETIIRRAQEVGALVCIDASQAAPHMVLDVQALQADFVAFTGHKMCGPTGIGVLWGRQELLEDLPPFLGGGEMIETVSMHSSTYAPAPHKFEAGTPPIAQAVGLGAAVDYLSAIGMENIARHEHAITEYAVRRLQEVPDLRIIGPTTAEDRGAAISFTLGDIHPHDVGQVLDEEGIAVRVGHHCARPVCLRYGIPATTRASFYLYSTPAEVDALVAGLEHVRNFFG
- the sufU gene encoding Fe-S cluster assembly sulfur transfer protein SufU, yielding MKLDSMYQDVILDHYKHPHGRGLRDGDAEVHHVNPTCGDEITLRVKYEGSRIADVSYEGQGCSISQASASVLNELLVGKELAEAQKIQGTFLELMQSKGQIEPDDAMEEVLEDAVAFAGVSKYPARVKCALLSWMAWKDATAQALGDDEKSVRKSA
- a CDS encoding metal-sulfur cluster assembly factor, whose product is MTENAGATMKPASEEEVREALYDVVDPELGIDVVNLGLIYGIHIDDSNVATLDMTLTSAACPLTDVIEDQAKSATDGIVSELKINWVWMPPWGPDKITDDGREQLRALGFNV
- a CDS encoding oxidoreductase is translated as MTFPPVPPYGYGYPPPPPRPGVIPLAPLTLGTILSGTFAAFGRHWKQLLGVTAAVYGTALLFVGAAIGIAYAAVSDLFPAVFDLPAGQEPRWDDVRPLIVAFVLVWVAALITIVCANALMAAACPAVIQEAVLGLPTRFGALWRRSWSRLPAVLGTVLLTSLALMLPYAIVLAGMVGMFLALFAADSSGTPDGSYLLLPFLAFLLALLVTPLALWIWVKFSLAPAAAVMEGQGAIASMRRSSALVRGFWWRTFGIMLLVAVATTLVSWLIQQLLSMLASAPIAAIDFSGGGESAVIAAFAVIFAFVLVGQLVSQLVVSVFPPLVTSLIYVDLRIRKENLAPDLARAAGFSPGPDMGQRADWGRRH